The DNA window AGTCGGAACCGCTTCCGGCGTCGTCGCCGGTGTCTCCAGCGTCGTCGTCGCCGGCGTCGTTCCCGCCGTCACCGGCGTCGCCAGCGTCGCCAGCGTCCCCGCCGTCGCTTCCGGGGTTGTTCCCGCCGCCACGGTCGCCGTCGCTTCCGCGCGCTCCGTCGCTCTCGGACCCCTCGCCGCCCGACCTCTCGCCGCCGTTCCCGTCGGTGACGTTCCCCCGGGTGCCCGCCCCGTCGCGATTCGGTCCATCGCGCGCCGAGCCGTCGGCTACGGACCCGTTTCGCGGGCCGGTGTCGTCGGCTCCCGGTTCGGAGACGTTACTTCCCGGAGGGCCGCCTCCGGGGAGGTCGTCGATCGGACCGCCACCGCCCGGCGCGTCGGGACCGCCCGGGGCATCACCGCCCGGAGTGCCGGGACCACCTGGGGAATCACTGCCCGGAGTGCCGGGACCACCTGGGGAATCACTGCCCGGAGCACCCGGACCGCCCGGAGCGTCACCGCCCGGTGCGCCGGGACCGCCCGGTGCGCCGACCCCGGATCCGGGAGGGCCGCGGCGGTCCGGCCCCATCGGCGCGCCGGTCCGGTTCCCGCCGATCTCCCGGGCGATCGCCGCGACCTCCGGACCGCTCAGCTCGCTCGCGCGCTCGCGAAGAGCCCGGATCCGGTCGGCGTCGACCCCCCGTTCGGCGAGCGTCTCGTCCGGCAGGCCCGCCGCGACCTCGACGCTCCGGTTCGTCGTCCGGTTCACCGTCGCCACCCGCGTCCCGATCGCCGCCTGCCGAGCGGCGTACGCGCCGGGACTCACGTTCCCGGCCTCGCGGCGTTCACGGAGCTCCCGCTGCCGCTCCCGCAGCTCCGCGAGCCGCTCCTCGTTCCGCTCGAGCTGGGCCGCGATCACCGCCGCGCGCTCCTCGTCGGTCTCCGCCTCCGCGAGCCGGATCTCGAAGGTGCGCGAGGACACCTCGCCGTCGACTTCGGCCCCCTGGACGCCGATGACGCCGGAGAGCCGTTCGCCGGGGCTGAGGTCGCTCGTGTCGTTCGCGGCGGTCTCCGATCCGACCTGTGGCCGCTCGTCGGTGTCCCCGGAGACGCTCGCGTCGCCACCGGCGCCCGCGCCGTCGCCGATCGCGGGCGACCCCCCGGGATCGCCGGTCACCGCGGCTCCGAGCGGGACCATCGCGATCAGCCCCGCGACCGTCAGGGCCGCGACGAGCAACGTGATCCGTCGAGTCATACCTCCCGATCGGCGACCGACGCCTAAATACTCCCACACCCTTCGTTCCGGATCAAGCCCGATCAAGCCCGATTAAATCGGATGACCGCGTCGAGTCGGTCGAGTACCGTCGCGAGCGACACGACCGCGGTTCGAGTGAGGTCGAGCGAGGTTGAGCGGAGGTCGTTCAGTACGACTTCGCGAAGTACGCGGTCCGCTCCGCGGGGTCGCCGCAGATCGCGCACGTCTCCTCGTGGTTCGCGTCGCCGTCGCGGTCGGCGGCGTCGGTGTCGTCGGTGTCGTCGTCTCCCTCCCCGACGAGCGGGTCGTCGTCCTCGAAGGGGACCATGACGATCTCGGCGGCCATCGGCTCCTTGATCGGCTCCTCGCAGGCCTCGTCGCCGCACCACGGCGTCTTCACGTACCCGCCGTGCTGGCCGAGGGTGCCGAGGATCCCGGCGCGGTCGTCCGCCTCCCGGACCTCCCCGTCGAGGGTGTCCTCGGCGGCCGCGTACAGCTTCGCGTACACCGTATCGAGGTGGTCGCGGACGGTGTCTGCGACGTCCTCCCGGTCCTCGACGTGCTCCTCGCCGTCGGGGCGGTGGTTCAGCGTCAGCTCGTCGTCCTCGACCTCGTAGGGGCCGATCTCGATCCGCAGCGGGATCCCG is part of the Halorubrum aethiopicum genome and encodes:
- a CDS encoding DUF7096 domain-containing protein produces the protein MTRRITLLVAALTVAGLIAMVPLGAAVTGDPGGSPAIGDGAGAGGDASVSGDTDERPQVGSETAANDTSDLSPGERLSGVIGVQGAEVDGEVSSRTFEIRLAEAETDEERAAVIAAQLERNEERLAELRERQRELRERREAGNVSPGAYAARQAAIGTRVATVNRTTNRSVEVAAGLPDETLAERGVDADRIRALRERASELSGPEVAAIAREIGGNRTGAPMGPDRRGPPGSGVGAPGGPGAPGGDAPGGPGAPGSDSPGGPGTPGSDSPGGPGTPGGDAPGGPDAPGGGGPIDDLPGGGPPGSNVSEPGADDTGPRNGSVADGSARDGPNRDGAGTRGNVTDGNGGERSGGEGSESDGARGSDGDRGGGNNPGSDGGDAGDAGDAGDGGNDAGDDDAGDTGDDAGSGSDSGSEGDPGSGAGDGASGGGRGGP